One stretch of Rosistilla oblonga DNA includes these proteins:
- a CDS encoding LptF/LptG family permease: MTLLGERPNDAADARVWKTVMTRIDRYLLATYLRTLLICFCSLAGIFVVFHAFNNMEEVAAYARAQGSFVDALSRYYGPYLLAIFDATNAILAVFALVFSVAVLKRNGEMTALLAAGLSHGRILRPMLFAALIVIILAVLNREFLMPNWKDQLGTKAQDLGGQMQRTLKPCYDRMTGIQFHGRGVIIIRKEIVAPALMIRSEMPGMGTQIVGESAVWMPASDEHPAGYLVSQVNQPAEIDAIPSAGFDGKQFVLTRSDHAWLEPGQCFVVSNIEFEHLVSGSQTDRLSSTLQLVRNIQNSSVYSGPDAEVLLHTRIVRPWLDISLVLLGLPLVVTRGDKNLFVVAGWGLGLIAMFFFVKTLFSGLGSSETLISPAMGAWGPIIVFAPMGYSRWKAAGRT, translated from the coding sequence ATGACGTTGCTTGGAGAGCGGCCCAACGATGCCGCCGATGCTAGGGTTTGGAAAACGGTGATGACACGGATCGATCGGTATTTGCTAGCGACATATCTGCGGACTCTGCTGATCTGCTTCTGTAGCTTGGCTGGCATTTTTGTCGTCTTCCACGCGTTCAACAACATGGAAGAGGTGGCTGCGTACGCGCGGGCACAGGGGAGTTTCGTCGACGCGCTGAGCCGCTACTACGGCCCCTACCTGTTGGCGATCTTCGACGCGACCAACGCGATCCTGGCTGTCTTTGCTCTCGTCTTTTCCGTGGCGGTGCTGAAACGCAACGGCGAGATGACAGCGTTGTTGGCGGCGGGGCTTTCCCATGGAAGGATCTTGCGGCCGATGTTGTTCGCCGCGTTGATCGTAATCATTTTGGCGGTCCTCAACCGCGAATTTCTGATGCCGAATTGGAAGGATCAACTGGGGACCAAAGCTCAAGATCTCGGCGGCCAGATGCAACGGACGCTCAAGCCCTGCTACGACCGGATGACGGGGATCCAGTTTCACGGCCGCGGGGTGATCATCATCCGAAAGGAGATCGTCGCACCGGCGTTGATGATCCGATCGGAAATGCCTGGCATGGGAACTCAGATCGTCGGCGAAAGCGCCGTCTGGATGCCCGCGTCGGACGAACACCCAGCGGGCTATTTGGTCTCCCAGGTCAATCAGCCAGCAGAGATCGATGCGATCCCGTCGGCTGGCTTCGATGGCAAACAGTTTGTGCTGACGCGATCCGACCACGCGTGGTTGGAACCGGGGCAATGTTTCGTCGTGTCGAATATCGAATTTGAACACCTGGTCTCCGGATCGCAGACCGATCGGCTGTCGTCGACGCTGCAGTTGGTGCGTAACATTCAAAATTCAAGCGTCTACTCGGGGCCCGATGCCGAAGTTCTGCTGCACACGCGGATCGTCCGGCCCTGGTTGGATATCAGTCTGGTGCTGCTGGGGCTGCCGCTGGTCGTGACGCGAGGCGACAAGAATCTGTTTGTTGTCGCCGGCTGGGGACTTGGGCTGATCGCGATGTTCTTCTTCGTCAAAACATTGTTCAGCGGCCTCGGTTCCAGCGAGACGCTGATCTCTCCGGCGATGGGAGCGTGGGGACCGATCATCGTCTTTGCACCGATGGGATACAGTCGTTGGAAGGCGGCGGGTCGGACATGA
- the uvrA gene encoding excinuclease ABC subunit UvrA, whose amino-acid sequence MVTKLQRIETFMTNSSGTLDPQTLSDIRSAPGDPLMRIRGARVHNLKNVDIDLRRDQLIVLTGVSGSGKSSLAFDTIYAEGQRQYIESLSTYARQFLDQLPRPDCDHIDGLEPTLCIDQKSGASNPRSTVATVTEVYDYLRLLMARVGAPHCYHCGAAILQQTSEQILASLMNLAEETRLIVLAPMVRGRKGAHEDVFQEIRKAGLVRARVDGTMYDIESLPKLSPRKNHTIEAVVDRLVVREGIESRLGESIKTALKLSDGLLIAFFELPDADDWDERLLSSRYACPQCDISYEELEPRTFSFNSPYGACPDCDGLGRLEAYDPDLLIPDWTQPAEVAAMLPWKGTSAAVRKRIRGTLEPLVLDGGGQWDQPLDQLSAKGRAALTATIVELLNVEWEKKLTEARREQLTNWIGAVECSTCGGSRLRREALSVTLADRHIGQIVAMPATEATVFFAALQAECDQSLQDDSAYDIESEATADASVVRERAPRRVKVGGKLSPSQREIARPILVEINKRLRFLDQVGVGYLTLGRSADTLSGGELQRVRLATSIGSGLVGVCYILDEPSIGLHQRDNDRLIVALRDLQRQGNTVLVVEHDESMMRAADWLIDMGPGAGHQGGEILFAGEPSSITAIAEEQAEAADADSDLPSRSVTADYLSGRRSIPVPESRRKADKNLMLTLAGANTHNLQNVTARFPLGCLIGVAGVSGSGKSSIVNDTLYPALARTLGLQSPKPGPFESLTGADGIDKLIRIDQAPIGRTPRSCPATYTGALDLIRKVFAETRDAKQRGFAANRFSFNAKPGRCDQCMGQGQEKIEMNFLADLYVRCSVCGGKRFNRQTLAVRFKGASIADVLEMTIDDAAEFFKNFVKIDRILESMRSVGLGYLRLGQPSTTLSGGEAQRIKLATELARQETGNTLYLLDEPTTGLHFDDVRRLIDVLQSLVEKGNTVIVIEHNLDVIKCCDWIVEMGPEGGAGGGRLLAEGTPEKVVTGPQTPTSGYLQELLDAAVS is encoded by the coding sequence ATGGTGACAAAGTTACAGCGAATCGAGACCTTCATGACCAACTCGTCGGGAACTCTGGACCCCCAAACGCTCTCGGACATCCGCAGCGCGCCGGGCGATCCGTTGATGCGGATCCGCGGCGCGCGGGTCCACAACCTGAAGAACGTCGATATCGATTTGCGTCGCGATCAATTGATCGTCCTGACCGGGGTCAGCGGCAGCGGGAAAAGTTCGCTCGCCTTCGATACGATCTACGCCGAGGGGCAGCGTCAGTACATCGAGAGCCTTTCGACCTACGCTCGGCAATTCCTCGACCAACTGCCGCGTCCCGATTGCGACCACATCGACGGACTGGAACCGACGTTGTGTATCGACCAGAAATCGGGAGCTAGCAATCCTCGCAGTACCGTCGCGACGGTCACCGAGGTTTACGATTATCTGCGTCTGTTGATGGCCCGCGTCGGCGCTCCGCACTGCTATCATTGCGGGGCTGCGATTCTGCAGCAGACCAGCGAACAGATCCTCGCGTCGTTGATGAACCTAGCCGAAGAGACGCGTTTGATCGTGTTGGCACCGATGGTTCGCGGCCGCAAAGGGGCGCATGAGGATGTGTTTCAGGAGATCCGCAAAGCCGGATTGGTGCGAGCTCGCGTCGACGGCACGATGTACGACATCGAATCGCTCCCCAAACTTTCGCCGCGGAAGAACCATACGATCGAAGCGGTTGTCGATCGGTTGGTCGTTCGCGAAGGGATCGAGTCGCGGTTGGGAGAGTCGATCAAAACGGCGCTCAAGTTGAGCGACGGGTTGCTGATTGCGTTCTTTGAACTGCCCGATGCCGACGACTGGGACGAACGCTTGCTCAGTTCGCGGTACGCGTGTCCGCAGTGCGATATCAGTTACGAGGAACTGGAGCCGCGAACGTTCAGTTTCAACAGCCCCTACGGTGCCTGTCCCGACTGCGATGGCTTGGGACGACTAGAAGCTTATGATCCCGATCTGCTGATCCCCGACTGGACGCAGCCTGCCGAAGTCGCGGCGATGCTCCCTTGGAAGGGAACTTCGGCGGCGGTTCGCAAGCGGATTCGCGGCACGCTGGAACCGCTGGTTCTCGATGGCGGCGGCCAATGGGACCAACCGCTCGATCAACTGTCGGCCAAGGGGCGGGCGGCGTTGACGGCGACGATCGTCGAATTGTTGAACGTCGAATGGGAAAAGAAGCTGACCGAGGCGCGGCGCGAGCAGCTGACCAATTGGATCGGGGCGGTTGAGTGTTCGACGTGTGGTGGGTCGCGATTGCGGCGCGAAGCGCTGAGCGTCACCTTAGCCGATCGACATATCGGCCAGATCGTTGCGATGCCCGCGACCGAAGCGACTGTGTTTTTTGCCGCCTTGCAGGCCGAATGCGATCAGTCGCTGCAAGATGATTCGGCGTACGACATCGAATCCGAAGCCACCGCCGACGCAAGCGTGGTTCGCGAACGCGCGCCGCGACGTGTCAAAGTCGGCGGGAAATTGTCCCCTTCGCAGCGCGAGATCGCGCGTCCGATTCTTGTCGAGATCAACAAGCGGCTCCGTTTTTTGGATCAGGTTGGCGTCGGATATCTCACCTTGGGCCGCAGCGCCGATACGCTCAGCGGCGGCGAATTGCAACGCGTTCGTTTGGCGACCAGCATCGGCAGCGGACTTGTCGGCGTCTGCTACATCCTCGACGAACCATCGATCGGACTGCATCAACGCGATAACGATCGCTTGATCGTCGCGCTCCGCGACTTGCAGCGGCAAGGGAACACGGTGCTGGTTGTCGAACACGATGAATCGATGATGCGAGCTGCCGATTGGTTGATCGACATGGGCCCCGGCGCAGGACACCAAGGCGGCGAGATCCTGTTCGCGGGCGAACCTTCATCGATCACGGCGATCGCCGAAGAACAAGCGGAAGCAGCGGACGCCGACAGCGATCTGCCATCGCGATCGGTAACCGCCGACTATCTGTCGGGGCGGCGATCGATCCCGGTTCCCGAATCGCGGCGCAAAGCCGACAAAAATCTGATGCTGACGCTCGCCGGCGCGAACACTCACAACTTGCAGAACGTGACCGCAAGATTCCCGTTGGGCTGTCTGATCGGAGTGGCAGGAGTCAGCGGCAGCGGGAAGAGTTCGATCGTCAACGACACGCTCTATCCCGCCTTGGCTCGCACACTCGGTCTTCAATCGCCTAAACCGGGGCCGTTTGAATCGCTGACCGGTGCCGATGGGATCGACAAATTGATCCGAATCGATCAAGCCCCGATCGGCCGCACACCGCGCAGCTGTCCGGCGACCTATACCGGCGCGTTGGATCTGATTCGCAAGGTGTTTGCCGAAACCCGCGACGCCAAACAGCGAGGCTTTGCCGCCAACCGATTTAGCTTTAATGCCAAGCCGGGACGCTGCGACCAGTGCATGGGACAGGGGCAAGAAAAGATCGAGATGAACTTTTTGGCCGATCTCTACGTTCGCTGCTCCGTCTGTGGCGGAAAGCGGTTTAATCGCCAGACGCTGGCGGTGCGGTTCAAAGGCGCGTCGATCGCCGATGTGTTGGAGATGACGATCGACGACGCGGCTGAATTTTTCAAGAACTTCGTCAAGATCGACCGGATTCTCGAGAGCATGCGGAGCGTTGGCTTGGGCTATCTACGGCTCGGGCAACCGTCGACAACGCTCAGCGGCGGCGAGGCCCAGCGGATTAAACTGGCGACCGAGTTGGCGCGGCAGGAAACCGGCAACACCTTGTATCTGTTGGACGAACCGACGACGGGGCTGCACTTCGACGACGTCCGTCGCTTGATCGACGTCCTGCAATCGCTGGTCGAAAAGGGGAACACCGTGATCGTGATCGAACACAATCTGGATGTGATCAAGTGTTGCGATTGGATCGTTGAGATGGGCCCCGAGGGGGGCGCTGGCGGCGGACGCTTGTTGGCCGAAGGGACGCCCGAAAAGGTCGTCACCGGTCCGCAAACGCCAACCAGTGGCTACCTGCAAGAATTGCTCGACGCAGCGGTTTCTTGA
- a CDS encoding DJ-1/PfpI family protein, with the protein MTNAPSDKPKVLIIIGDASETLDTMYPYYRLQEAGFQPVVAAPEKRLYQMVMHEVKPGWTITKEWEGYTINADVAFSEIKEDEYAGIMFSGGRAPEYIRYDEDLVRVTKHFFEAGKPIASVCHGVEIPAYADCVRGRKMATVPKCKFDLEVCGGTFVNEACVIDGNLVSGRTFHDNGFYVGPWIDLLVKAREEAAVAAG; encoded by the coding sequence ATGACAAACGCCCCCTCCGATAAACCCAAAGTTCTGATCATCATCGGCGACGCGTCCGAGACGCTCGACACGATGTACCCCTACTACCGACTGCAAGAAGCTGGCTTTCAACCCGTTGTGGCCGCTCCAGAAAAACGCCTTTATCAAATGGTGATGCACGAAGTGAAGCCGGGCTGGACGATCACCAAGGAATGGGAAGGCTACACGATCAACGCCGACGTCGCGTTTTCGGAAATCAAAGAGGATGAATACGCGGGGATCATGTTCTCCGGCGGTCGGGCTCCCGAATACATCCGCTACGATGAAGACCTCGTCCGCGTCACAAAGCACTTTTTCGAAGCGGGCAAACCGATCGCCAGCGTTTGCCATGGCGTCGAGATCCCCGCCTACGCCGATTGCGTTCGCGGACGCAAGATGGCGACGGTGCCGAAGTGCAAGTTCGACCTCGAAGTCTGCGGTGGCACGTTCGTCAACGAAGCTTGCGTGATCGATGGCAACCTCGTCAGCGGACGAACCTTCCACGACAACGGCTTCTATGTCGGCCCGTGGATCGATCTGTTAGTCAAAGCACGCGAAGAAGCGGCCGTCGCCGCAGGCTAA
- the deoC gene encoding deoxyribose-phosphate aldolase, with product MDYRYEEIAKMLDHSLLQPFLKTETLEAGISLALAYDVASVCILPYYVKRCADRLAGSTVQTSTTIGFPHGGHTTAIKAAEAQQAIDDGCQELDMVVNISKVLSGDWDYVTRDIKAVIDVAHAAGQKVKVIFENCYLDADQKSRLCAICSELGADWVKTSTGYGTGGATLEDLQLMREKSAAEVQVKAAGGVRDLDRLLEVRELGVTRVGASATQTILDECRRRLKLEPIDFDELKNTSSY from the coding sequence ATGGATTATCGATACGAAGAGATCGCGAAGATGCTGGACCATTCGCTGCTGCAGCCCTTCTTGAAGACCGAAACGCTGGAGGCGGGGATCTCGTTGGCGCTGGCGTACGATGTGGCTAGCGTTTGCATCCTGCCGTATTACGTGAAGCGCTGCGCCGATCGGTTGGCAGGGAGCACGGTTCAAACTAGCACGACGATCGGGTTCCCACACGGCGGGCACACGACAGCGATCAAAGCCGCCGAAGCACAACAAGCGATCGACGACGGATGCCAGGAATTGGACATGGTCGTGAACATCTCGAAGGTCCTCAGCGGCGACTGGGACTACGTCACTCGCGATATCAAGGCCGTCATCGATGTGGCTCACGCCGCCGGTCAGAAGGTGAAGGTGATCTTCGAGAACTGCTACCTCGACGCGGATCAGAAGTCGCGGTTGTGCGCGATCTGCAGCGAACTTGGCGCCGATTGGGTCAAGACCTCGACCGGCTACGGCACCGGTGGCGCGACGCTGGAAGACCTGCAGCTGATGCGAGAGAAATCGGCCGCAGAGGTTCAAGTCAAAGCGGCCGGCGGAGTCCGCGATCTCGACCGCTTGCTGGAAGTCCGCGAGTTGGGAGTCACCCGTGTCGGTGCCAGCGCCACGCAGACGATACTAGATGAGTGTCGGCGACGATTGAAACTGGAGCCCATTGATTTTGATGAGTTGAAAAACACGTCGAGTTATTGA